Below is a genomic region from Acidimicrobiia bacterium.
AGTTTCGGGCGATGGTTCCGAACCAGGCCGAAGCGATCCGACAATTGAGCAAGCTCAAGTTTGGGACGAAGCGGATCGCCGAGCTCTTGGGTACTACAGCGAACACTGTGAACGTGACCCTCCAGCAAGCCAGGAAGGCCCCCTCGAAGGCAGCAAAGGACACTCGGAAGAATGGCTGACGAAGAGATCACCCGACGCCTTGACGCAATCATTGCGATTCTCAAGCTCGCTCACAGCGACTCCCTGACTGCCACGCGAGAGTCGTTGCTCCGCAATGAGGTAATCGCAGCCATTCTTGACGTTACTCGTGACGACTTCGTACCGTCCGGTGATATCAAGGCTGCCGTGAGTAAGAGCACGAGTGCGAAGGATAAGACCATCCAGCGCCGCCTGACCGACTTGGTTGCCATGGGGGTGCTCGAGAAGAAGCCGCACGCGCGCGCCGCCTATCGGTCAACGGGTGTCGTTTGACGCATGAGTGAGTCGCTCGACGCCTTTGCTGAACTCCAGGCAATTCGCAGCCGGCTTGATGGGATCGAGCACCGCCAGGAAATGCTCGTCCGGGCTCAAGCCGAGGAGATCCTGGCGGCGATCTGGACCATCATGGATAACGACCCCATGCTCGCGCCCACGTACCTGCTCGTTGACGGATCGCGTACGCAGCAACAGATCGCAAAGGAGCTCAGGCAAGGCGGCCATCCCGCGAGCGACGCAAGCATCTCTCGCAAACTCAAGCGTCTGAGAAATGACTTGGGGTTAGTGGAGCTCCTAGAACATACGGCAGCCGGAAAGGCCTATGGTAAGTCTGCCCTGGATCGGATTCTCAACCTAACGCCAAAGGTCGAAAAGCGGGTAGAGGCACGCACGAAGGCGCGTGCCAAACCCAAGAAGACGAAGTCGTCTGGATGACGCAGCCGAGCGAGCCGAGCGAGCGGGAGCTCCTGAGTCAGCTGAACCACGAGTTCCGGCGCCGCGGGTGGCGCGACAACGAGAACACTGCGCTAGCCATCGTGCGCGCGATCGAGGAGACCCGAGGCCGCGTCAATGTTGCTCGCTTGGCCAGAGTCCCATCCCGCACGTTCCTAAGTGACAATGCAGCGACCAGAAGGGATGTCAGGCAGGCCGTCAACTCGGCCATAGGTGAGTCCGATCTCATCTTGATCCGGGCGAAGCTTGGGGAGATCGCGTCTCGGCTTGACGATCTCGATTCCGAGCAGTCGCGGGCAGCGAGGGAGTTTGATGTCTTCATCTGCCACGCGAGCGAAGACAAGGATGACTTTGTTCGCCCACTCGCCTTGTCCCTGCGCGCCGAGGGGCTCACCGTCTGGTACGACGAGTTCGAGCTGCATCTAGGTGACAGCGTGCGGAGGAAGATCGACGCCGGAATTGCCAACAGCCGCTTCGGCGTGATCATTCTCTCGCCGAGCTTCTTCTCGAAGAGCTGGCCCCAGCACGAGCTCGACGGCCTGGTGACCCGCTCTGTCA
It encodes:
- a CDS encoding toll/interleukin-1 receptor domain-containing protein; this translates as MTQPSEPSERELLSQLNHEFRRRGWRDNENTALAIVRAIEETRGRVNVARLARVPSRTFLSDNAATRRDVRQAVNSAIGESDLILIRAKLGEIASRLDDLDSEQSRAAREFDVFICHASEDKDDFVRPLALSLRAEGLTVWYDEFELHLGDSVRRKIDAGIANSRFGVIILSPSFFSKSWPQHELDGLVTRSVSGVQVLLPIWHGVTQEDVMVFSPSLADKYAAQSDMFTVDEIAAQIAYVVHR